A window of the Lagopus muta isolate bLagMut1 chromosome 1, bLagMut1 primary, whole genome shotgun sequence genome harbors these coding sequences:
- the LOC125698440 gene encoding lymphotactin-like, with protein sequence MKLHTTVILVIVWLGVFALHKAEGSVASQSMRKFSCVDLSAQKVDIRSIVSYEKQKVPVEAVMFITTNGIKICVHPDQKWVRGAMKRIDQRRTTRRR encoded by the exons ATGAAACTCCACACCACAGTTATCCTGGTCATAGTCTGGCTTGGCGTCTTTGCTCTGCACAAGGCAGAAG GGAGCGTTGCAAGTCAGTCAATGCGCAAATTCTCCTGTGTAGATCTGTCTGCACAGAAAGTGGACATCAGAAGCATCGTCAGctatgaaaagcagaaagttcCAGTAGAAGCTGTCAT GTTTATCACCACAAATGGTATCAAGATCTGTGTGCACCCAGACCAGAAATGGGTGCGGGGAGCTATGAAAAGAATAGACCAAAGACGTACTACCAGAAGAAGATAA